One Euphorbia lathyris chromosome 1, ddEupLath1.1, whole genome shotgun sequence DNA segment encodes these proteins:
- the LOC136207045 gene encoding transmembrane ascorbate ferrireductase 2: MGLPVIKFPIFAIVRLIGVAVTALVLTWTIHYRGGLALVSDNKDLIFNVHPVLMVIGLILINGEAMLAYRTVPGTKSFKKLVHLSIQFLALCLSLIGAWAALKFHNDKGIDNFYSLHSWLGLACLFLFGMQWVAGFVVFWYPGGSRNSRASLMPWHVFFGVYIYALSVATATTGFLEKITFLQTNKVISRYSTEALLVNSLGILVVVLGGFVVLATVTPQNNKGDATRNATE, encoded by the exons atgggaCTTCCTGTGATTAAATTCCCAATCTTTGCAATAGTAAGGTTAATTGGTGTGGCTGTCACGGCTCTGGTCCTCACCTGGACTATTCATTACAGAGGAGGATTAGCTCTCGTTTCCGATAACAAAGATCTCATCTTCAAT GTACATCCTGTGTTGATGGTGATTGGGCTTATACTCATAAATGGTGAAG CTATGCTTGCATACAGGACTGTTCCGGGAACAAAAAGCTTCAAAAAATTAGTTCATCTTTCAATACAATTCCTTGCTTTATGCTTAAGCTTGATAGGTGCATGGGCTGCTCTGAAATTCCATAATGATAAGGGCATTGACAATTTTTACAGCTTGCATTCTTGGTTGGGATTAGCTTGCCTTTTCCTCTTTGGCATGCAG TGGGTTGCTGGATTTGTGGTCTTCTGGTACCCGGGGGGCTCGAGAAATAGCAGAGCCTCCTTGATGCCTTGGCATGTATTCTTTGGGGTATACATTTATGCACTTTCTGTGGCTACTGCTACAACTGGTTTCTTAGAAAAAATCACTTTCCTTCAGACGAACAAGGTAATATCGCGCTATTCCACTGAAGCTTTGCTAGTGAACTCGTTGGGAATATTGGTGGTTGTTCTAGGTGGTTTCGTTGTTCTTGCAACGGTCACCCCTCAAAATAACAAAGGAGATGCCACTAGAAATGCAACAGAATAG